The proteins below are encoded in one region of Sminthopsis crassicaudata isolate SCR6 chromosome 1, ASM4859323v1, whole genome shotgun sequence:
- the QARS1 gene encoding LOW QUALITY PROTEIN: glutamine--tRNA ligase (The sequence of the model RefSeq protein was modified relative to this genomic sequence to represent the inferred CDS: inserted 1 base in 1 codon): protein MATDSLSLFTGLGLSEHKARETLKNEALSAQLQAAAAQAQQALGPSIDKSTGTLLYNVASRLKDPRRLSFLVGYVTAKKILTDLQLSAALEYLRSHPLDPINTTEFEQECGVGVRVTPEQIEEAVEAVIGRHREQLLKERYHFSMGVLMGEARTALKWXDGKTIKNEVDMQVLHLLGPKTEADLEKKPKVSKVRQEEKDLKALRTTVLNGEEPVTSLSLMEQLRGEALRFHKPGENYKTPGYVVTPNTMPLLQQHLEITGGQVRTRFPPEPNGILHIGHAKAINFNFGYAKANNGVCFLRYDDTNPEKEEEKYFTGIRDMVEWLGYKPFKVTHASDYFDQLYAWAVELIRRGHAYVCHQQVDEIKGHNPPPSPWRDRPVEESLLLFEGMKKGKFAEGEATLRMKLVMEDGKMDPVAYRIKYTPHHRTGDKWCIYPTYDYTHCLCDSIEHITHSLCTKEFQARRSSYFWLCNALDVYCPVQWEYGRLNLHYTVVSKRKIIQLVEAGAVRDWDDPRLFTLTALRRRGFPSEAINNFCARVGVTVAQTTMEPHLLEACVREVLNDGAPRAMAVLKPLRVTITNFPGSKAIDVTVPNFPADETKGFHQIPFSPTIYIEHTDFKEEPEKGYKRLAPGQPVGLRHAGYVIDVQNIIKNASGQVTELEVTCSKSDASEKPKAFIHWVSEPLQCEVRIYERLFQHKNPEDPSEVPGGFLSDLNPDSLCVIEDAFVDCSVCGAKPFDKFQFERLGYFSVDPDSSEGKLVFNRTVTLKEDPGKM from the exons ATGGCGACCGACTCGCTGTCTCTTTTCACTGGCCTCGGCTTGAGCGAACATAAGGCGCGCGAGACGCTGAAGAACGAGGCGCTGAGCGCGCAGCTCCAGGCGGCGGCGGCGCAG GCTCAGCAGGCCCTGGGGCCCAGCATTGACAAGTCTACGGGAACTCTTCTCTACAATGTGGCCTCTCGCCTCAAGGACCCGCGCAGGTTGTCCTTCCTGGTGGGCTACGTCACCGCGAAGAAGATCCTCACGGACCTGCAGCTCAGTG CTGCCCTGGAATACCTTCGGAGCCACCCCTTGGACCCTATCAACACGACAGAATTTGAGCAGGAATGTGGTGTGGGGGTCAGGGTGACCCCGGAGCAGATTGAAGAGGCT GTTGAAGCTGTAATTGGTCGGCACCGTGAACAACTCCTAAAAGAACGATATCATTTCAGCATGGGGGTGCTAATGG GTGAGGCAAGGACAGCGCTTAAGT CAGATGGCAAGACCATTAAGAATGAAGTTGATATGCAG GTTCTCCATCTCCTGGGCCCAAAGACAGAAGCTGATTTGGAGAAGAAGCCCAAG GTTTCAAAGGTCCGACAGGAAGAAAAGGACTTGAAGGCATTGAGGACCACAGTATTGAATG GTGAGGAACCTGTGACATCTCTGTCTCTGATGGAACAGCTCAGGGGAGAAGCACTGAGGTTCCACAAACCAG GGGAGAACTACAAAACCCCTGGATATGTGGTCACGCCCAACACCATGCCTCTGTTGCAGCAGCACTTGGAAATCACAGGGGGCCAG GTGCGAACACGATTCCCACCGGAGCCTAATGGAATTTTGCATATTGGACATGCCAAGGCCATCAACTTCAACTTTGGCTATGCCAAG GCCAACAATGGAGTCTGTTTTCTGCGTTACGATGACACAAATcctgagaaggaagaggagaaatactTTACTGGAATCAGGGACATGGTAGAATGGCTGG GTTACAAGCCCTTCAAAGTGACTCATGCGTCAGACTACTTTGACCAGCTGTATGCCTGGGCCGTGGAGCTCATCCGTAG GGGTCATGCCTACGTCTGCCACCAGCAGGTAGACGAGATTAAAGGCCACAATCCTCCACCCTCCCCATGGCGAGATCGGCCTGTTGAAGAATCTTTATTGCTTTTTGAG GGCATGAAGAAGGGGAAGTTTGCTGAAGGAGAGGCCACACTGAGGATGAAACTCGTGATGGAAGATGGAAAGATGGACCCGGTAGCCTATCGAATCAAGTACACGCCTCATCACCGAACTGGTGACAAGTG GTGCATCTATCCCACCTATGACTACACACACTGTCTGTGTGACTCCATTGAGCACATCACTCACTCCCTTTGCACCAAAGAATTCCAGGCCAG GCGCTCCTCCTATTTCTGGCTCTGCAATGCACTCGATGTATACTGCCCAGTTCAGTGGGAGTATGGACGCCTCAATCTGCATTACACAGTTGTCTCCAAGCGCAAGATCATTCAGTTGGTGGAGGCTGGTGCAGTCAG GGATTGGGATGATCCTCGGCTCTTCACACTCACAGCACTCCGACGTCGAGGCTTCCCTTCTGAGGCGATCAATAACTTTTGTGCCCGG GTGGGTGTGACTGTTGCACAGACAACAATGGAACCTCATCTGCTAGAAGCCTGTGTTCGAGAAGTGTTGAATGATGGGGCCCCTAGGGCCATGGCTGTACTCAAGCCACTTCGGGTCACCATTACCAACTTTCCAGGCAGCAAG GCAATTGATGTCACTGTACCCAACTTTCCTGCTGATGAGACCAAAGGCTTTCACCAGATCCCCTTTTCACCCACAATCTACATCGAGCACACAGACTTTAAAGAG GAGCCAGAAAAGGGTTACAAACGTCTTGCACCAGGCCAGCCAGTAGGCCTGAGACATGCGGGTTATGTTATTGATGTACAGAATATCATCAAG aatgctAGTGGGCAAGTTACTGAGCTGGAAGTGACATGCAGCAAGTCAGATGCTTCTGAGAAGCCGAAAGCTTTTATACACTGGGTTTCTGAGCCCCTGCAGTGTGAGGTCCGAATCTACGAGAGGCT ATTCCAACATAAAAACCCTGAGGATCCTTCTGAAGTGCCTGGTGGATTCTTAAGTGACTTAAACCCG GATTCTCTGTGTGTGATTGAAGATGCCTTTGTGGATTGCTCAGTCTGTGGTGCAAAACCTTTTGATAAATTCCAGTTTGAACGCCTAGGCTACTTCTCTGTGGATCCAGACAGTTCAGAAGGAAAG CTTGTTTTTAACAGAACAGTCACTCTGAAGGAGGATCCTGGAAAAATGTGA